DNA from Candidatus Methylomirabilota bacterium:
TCATGGGGATGGGCGAGCCCCTCGCCAACTACGCGGCGGTCGTGACGTCGCTCCGGATCCTCACGGACCCGAAGCTCGGCCTGGGCTACCCGCCGCGCCGGATCACGGTCTCGACGGTCGGGCTCGTGCCGGGGATCGAGAAGCTCGGCCGCGAGGACCTCAGAGTGAACCTCGCGATCTCGCTCCACGCCGCGACCGACGAGGTGCGGGGCCGTCTCATGCCGGTGAACCGCTCGTTCGACCTCGCGGCGCTGATGGCGGCGCTCAGGACGTACCCGCTGGCTCCCCGCCAGCGGATCTTCTTCGAGTACGTGATGCTCGATGACGTCAACGACTCGCTCGCGGACGCGGCGCGGCTCGCGAAGCTCGTCAGTGGAATTCGCGCGAAGGTGAACCTGATCCCGTTCAACGACTGGGAGGGCGCCGAGTTCCGCCGGCCGCCGCTGCCGCGGATCCTCGCCTTCCAGTCCGTCCTCCTCGACGCCGGCATCACGACCACCGTCCGCTGGAGCAAGGGCGAGGACATCGGTGCCGCCTGCGGCCAGCTGAGGGAGCCGGTCCCGGCGTGACTCCGCGGACCGTCGCGTTCGCCACGCTCGGCTGCCGTCTGAACCAGGTGGACACGCAGCAGCTCCAGACCCTGCTCGAGGCGCGCGGCTTCAGGACCGTGCCCGTCGAGGAGCCCGCCGACGTCGTCGTGGTGAACACGTGCACGGTCACGGCCCGCGCCGAGTTCTCGGACCGCCAGGCGATCCGGCGCGCGGCCCGCGTGAGCCCGGGGGCGCGGCTCGTCGTCACGGGGTGCTGGGCCCAGACGAGCCCCGAGGCGGTCGCGCGCCTCGCGGAGGTGGACCTCGTGGTCGGCAACGCCGACAAGCACCGCCTGCCCGAGCTGCTCGACGGGCTCCTCACGCGGCGCATCGAGGTCTCCGACGTCCGCCGCGCGCGCACCCTCGACGTCGCGCCGCTGGCGCGGGTCAACGGGCGCTCGCGCGCGTTCCTCAAGGTCCAGGACGGCTGCCAGCATCGCTGCGCCTTCTGCATCGTGCCCTTCGCCCGCGGTACCAGCCGGAGCCTCGAGCCGAAGGTGGTCCTCGACCAGGCCCGGCTCCTCGTCGAGGCGGGTCACCCCGAAGTCGTCGTGACGGGCGTGGACCTCGGCCACTACGGCGCCGACCTCCTCCCGCGCACGACGCTGGCCGCGCTCCTGCGCGACCTGGTCGAGCTGCCGGGGCTCCGCTGGGTGCGGCTCTCGTCGGTCCTGCCGGCGTACTTCACGCCCGAGCTCACCGAGCTCGTGACGGCGTCGCCCCGCGTCGCGCCGCACCTCCACCTCCCGCTCCAGAGCGGGAGTGACCGGGTGCTCAGGCGGATGCGGCGCCCGTACACCGCGCGGATGTATCGCGACCTGGTCGAGCGCCTCGTTCGCGCCGTGCCGTCGCTCGGCCTCGGCACCGACCTGATCGTCGGCTTTCCCGGCGAGAGCGAGGCGGACTTCGAGGCGACGCTCGAGCTCGTCGCGGCGCTGCCCTTCTCCTACCTCCACGTCTTTCCATACTCGCCGCGAAAGGGCACGGAGGCCGCGCGCTTGGGCGACACGGTGGACGCGACGACGATCGCGCGGCGCGGCCGGGCGCTGCGTGACGTGGCGCGACGGAAGAGTCTCGAGTTCCGCCTGAGGCTCGCGGGCGGCGTCGAGGACGTGCTGGTGCTCGAGACGCGCGACCGCGCCACGGGGCGGCTCGTCGGACTCACGGGCAACTACGTGGAGGTCCGGTTCGACGGCCCCGACGCCCTCATGGGCCGGCTCGCGCGGGTGCGGGTCACCCGGGCGGAGCGGGACCGCACGCTGGGAGCGCTCGCGTGATGGCGGTGCGAGCCGCAGCACTGAACGAGACGCCCGCGATCGGCATCATCGGCGGCAGCGGGCTCTACGAGCTCTCCGGGCTGAGCGACGTCCGGTGGCGGCGGGTGCGGACGCCGTTCGGCGATCCCTCCGACGCGTACTGCACGGGTCGGTTCATGGACCGGCGGGTGATCTTCCTGCCGCGCCACGGGCGCGGCCACCGCCTCATGCCGAGCGAGCTCAACTTCCGCGCCAACATCTGGGGGCTCAAGGCGCTCGGCGTGGAATGGGTCATCTCGATCTCCGCCGTCGGCAGCATGAAGGAGGCGATCCGGCCGCTCGACCTCGTCGTGCCCGACCAGTTCTTCGACGCGACCCGGCGGCGCGTCTCCACCTTCTTCGGCGAGGGCATCGTCGCCCACGTCGGCATGGCGGAGCCCGTCTGCGCCGACCTCGCCACGGCGCTCGAGAAGGCCGCCCGCCAGACCGGCGCCATCGTCCACCGCGGCGGGACCTACATCTGCATCGAGGGGCCGCAGTTCTCGACGAAGGCGGAATCGCGGATCTACCGGAGCTGGGGCGTGGACGTCATCGGCATGACCAACATGCCCGAGGCGCGGCTCGCGCGCGAGGCGGAGCTCTGCTACGCGAGCCTCGCGCTCGCGACCGACTACGACGTCTGGCACGAGACGCACGAGACCGTCTCGGTCGAGGCGGTCGTGCAGAACCTCCTGAAGAACGTCGCGACCGCCAAGGAAGTCCTGCGCGCGGTGATCCCGGCCATCGGGCCGGGGCGCACGTGCGAGTGCCCGGCCCTCCTCCGGAGCGCGGTCATCACCGACCCGAAGGCGTTCCCGCCGCGGACGCGCAAGCGGCTCGGGCTGCTGCTCGACAAGTACTTCCCTCCGAAACGGAGCCGGCGTCGTGGGTGATCTCCTGGTGGTGGGCTCGGTCGCGCTCGACAGCGTGGAGACGCCGTTCGGCAAGGTCCAGGAGGCGCTCGGCGGCTCGGCGACGTACTTCGCCTACTCAGCGAGCTTCTTCACCCAGGTGCGCCTCGTCGCCGCGGTCGGCGAGGACTTCCCGGAGTCGCACCGCCGCCTCCTCGCCGATCGCGGCGTGGACACCGCGGGGCTCAAGACCTCCAAGGGGCGCACCTTCCGCTGGACGGGCCAGTACGGCTACGACCTGAACGAGGCGAAGACTCTCGACACCCAGCTCAACGTCTTCGCCACCTTCCGCCCGACGCTCGACGACGGGCTCCGGACCGCGCCGTTCCTGTTCCTCGCCAACATCGACCCCGAGCTCCAGCACGACGTGCTCCATCAGATGAAGGATCGCCCACGGCTGGTGGCCCTCGACACCATGAACTTCTGGATCCAGGGCAAGCAGGCGGCGCTCCGCCGCGTGCTCGCGGAGGTGGACGTGGTGACGATCAACGACGGCGAGGCGCGGCAGCTCGCGAGCGAGCCGAACCTGGTCCGCGCCGCGCGCGCGATCGCCGGGATGGGGCCGCGGACGGTCGTTGTCAAGCGCGGCGAGTACGGCGCCCTGATGCT
Protein-coding regions in this window:
- the mtaB gene encoding tRNA (N(6)-L-threonylcarbamoyladenosine(37)-C(2))-methylthiotransferase MtaB yields the protein MTPRTVAFATLGCRLNQVDTQQLQTLLEARGFRTVPVEEPADVVVVNTCTVTARAEFSDRQAIRRAARVSPGARLVVTGCWAQTSPEAVARLAEVDLVVGNADKHRLPELLDGLLTRRIEVSDVRRARTLDVAPLARVNGRSRAFLKVQDGCQHRCAFCIVPFARGTSRSLEPKVVLDQARLLVEAGHPEVVVTGVDLGHYGADLLPRTTLAALLRDLVELPGLRWVRLSSVLPAYFTPELTELVTASPRVAPHLHLPLQSGSDRVLRRMRRPYTARMYRDLVERLVRAVPSLGLGTDLIVGFPGESEADFEATLELVAALPFSYLHVFPYSPRKGTEAARLGDTVDATTIARRGRALRDVARRKSLEFRLRLAGGVEDVLVLETRDRATGRLVGLTGNYVEVRFDGPDALMGRLARVRVTRAERDRTLGALA
- the mtnP gene encoding S-methyl-5'-thioadenosine phosphorylase, producing MAVRAAALNETPAIGIIGGSGLYELSGLSDVRWRRVRTPFGDPSDAYCTGRFMDRRVIFLPRHGRGHRLMPSELNFRANIWGLKALGVEWVISISAVGSMKEAIRPLDLVVPDQFFDATRRRVSTFFGEGIVAHVGMAEPVCADLATALEKAARQTGAIVHRGGTYICIEGPQFSTKAESRIYRSWGVDVIGMTNMPEARLAREAELCYASLALATDYDVWHETHETVSVEAVVQNLLKNVATAKEVLRAVIPAIGPGRTCECPALLRSAVITDPKAFPPRTRKRLGLLLDKYFPPKRSRRRG
- a CDS encoding PfkB family carbohydrate kinase, which translates into the protein MGDLLVVGSVALDSVETPFGKVQEALGGSATYFAYSASFFTQVRLVAAVGEDFPESHRRLLADRGVDTAGLKTSKGRTFRWTGQYGYDLNEAKTLDTQLNVFATFRPTLDDGLRTAPFLFLANIDPELQHDVLHQMKDRPRLVALDTMNFWIQGKQAALRRVLAEVDVVTINDGEARQLASEPNLVRAARAIAGMGPRTVVVKRGEYGALMLTDGAFFFVPAYPLESVYDPTGAGDTFAGGFMGYLAAQERVDAGAMRRALVYGSVMASFTVEDFSLKRLTRLKPADIAERYAAFHDLIRLEQ
- a CDS encoding 23S rRNA (adenine(2503)-C(2))-methyltransferase RlmN encodes the protein MGMGEPLANYAAVVTSLRILTDPKLGLGYPPRRITVSTVGLVPGIEKLGREDLRVNLAISLHAATDEVRGRLMPVNRSFDLAALMAALRTYPLAPRQRIFFEYVMLDDVNDSLADAARLAKLVSGIRAKVNLIPFNDWEGAEFRRPPLPRILAFQSVLLDAGITTTVRWSKGEDIGAACGQLREPVPA